From the Quercus lobata isolate SW786 chromosome 6, ValleyOak3.0 Primary Assembly, whole genome shotgun sequence genome, one window contains:
- the LOC115994275 gene encoding exopolygalacturonase-like gives MAIAGKACTLTILIILCFALAYCEAYAKGVVRGVPDTFRGSNLARHDVLAPGEKVFNVLQFGAKSNGRKDNTQAFIQAWRAACDFKGPSRLLIPGGSFLISQVVFGGPCGGTTPKVVQILGTLKGSTDISEYPEAYWIVFESIVGLVVTGSGKGILDGQGDSVWKYNDCSHSSDCQPLPANLRLNKVTNGVIRGLTSLNSKGVHVFITNCEIIRARNLHINAPADSPNTDGIHVSHSNDVRIAKSTIRTGDDCISIIQGATNIRINKVTCGPGHGISVGSLGKYENEEDVKGITVKNCTMVGTENGIRIKTYPGSKESSASSMLFQDIIMNNVKNPIIIDQGYCPKSKCSNKAPSSVRLSDIHYINIRGTSSTPNAVELFCSSQYPCQNVQLYDIDLKSQQRGPTAASCTNAKVRFGGTMNPPPCK, from the exons ATGGCCATTGCAGGAAAAGCTTGTACACTTACCATTCTTATCATCTTGTGCTTTGCATTGGCCTACTGTGAGGCTTATGCCAAGGGTGTGGTCCGTGGAGTTCCCGATACATTCCGTGGTTCTAATTTAGCTCGGCATGACGTTCTTGCTCCTGGTGAGAAAGTTTTTAATGTATTACAATTTGGAGCCAAGTCTAATGGAAGGAAAGACAATACCCAG GCTTTCATCCAAGCATGGCGTGCCGCATGCGACTTCAAGGGACCATCAAGGCTTCTCATTCCCGGAGGGAGTTTCTTAATATCTCAGGTTGTGTTTGGAGGGCCATGCGGTGGCACAACTCCCAAAGTTGTTCAAATTCTTGGGACCCTGAAAGGATCAACTGATATCAGTGAATATCCTGAAGCTTATTGGATCGTGTTCGAATCCATAGTTGGCTTGGTTGTTACAGGTTCTGGAAAAGGCATTCTTGATGGTCAGGGTGATTCTGTTTGGAAATACAATGACTGTAGCCATAGTAGCGATTGCCAGCCACTCCCCGCT AACTTAAGACTCAACAAGGTCACAAATGGAGTTATAAGAGGCCTCACTTCCCTTAACAGTAAAGGGGTTCACGTGTTCATCACTAACTGCGAGATCATAAGGGCACGCAACCTTCACATAAATGCCCCCGCAGATAGCCCGAACACTGATGGCATTCATGTTAGCCATTCCAACGATGTGAGAATAGCCAAATCTACCATTCGCACTGGTGATGATTGCATCTCTATTATCCAGGGAGCCACCAACATTCGCATCAACAAAGTAACCTGTGGCCCTGGACATGGCATTAG TGTGGGTAGCCTTGGCAAGTACGAAAACGAGGAGGATGTGAAAGGCATCACTGTGAAAAATTGCACGATGGTTGGCACAGAAAATGGAATTAGAATCAAAACATATCCAGGATCGAAAGAGAGTTCAGCATCGTCCATGCTTTTCCAGGACATCATCATGAACAATGTTAAGAACCCCATTATCATAGACCAAGGCTACTGCCCAAAATCAAAGTGCAGCAACAAAGCG CCATCGAGCGTAAGGCTCAGTGACATTCATTACATAAACATTAGGGGAACCTCAAGCACGCCAAATGCAGTAGAGCTCTTTTGCAGCTCGCAGTATCCTTGCCAAAATGTTCAGTTGTATGACATAGATTTGAAGTCGCAGCAGAGGGGGCCGACTGCCGCTTCGTGCACAAATGCAAAAGTACGGTTTGGTGGAACAATGAACCCACCACCTTGCAAATAG